The proteins below come from a single Streptomyces spongiicola genomic window:
- a CDS encoding DUF6879 family protein, which produces MSQSLTDFSDLIRSVRESAVHLEMRDTYGVENEIEGFAAWKQGRRLDPEDRGSWWRPWLDLVQEVTAKGVVIRRARIVSEPVSDYIAFEHSGTFTNVAAGEQIRWLPRRNASDLALPGNDFWLFDGRLVQFNVFDGVGRWVHTDQTEDPAAVELCASAFEAVWERAIPHEKYAV; this is translated from the coding sequence GTGTCGCAGAGTCTGACTGACTTCTCTGACCTCATCAGGTCAGTGCGGGAGTCAGCCGTGCATCTGGAGATGCGCGACACGTACGGCGTCGAGAACGAGATCGAAGGCTTCGCCGCGTGGAAGCAAGGGCGCCGGCTCGACCCGGAGGACCGGGGTTCGTGGTGGCGTCCCTGGCTCGACCTCGTTCAGGAGGTCACGGCCAAGGGCGTGGTCATCCGACGTGCCCGCATCGTCTCGGAGCCGGTCAGCGATTACATCGCCTTCGAGCACTCGGGCACCTTCACGAACGTGGCGGCCGGAGAGCAGATCCGTTGGCTGCCCCGTCGCAACGCCTCGGACCTTGCCCTGCCGGGCAACGACTTCTGGTTGTTCGACGGCCGCCTTGTCCAGTTCAACGTCTTCGACGGAGTCGGCCGGTGGGTCCACACTGACCAGACGGAAGACCCGGCCGCAGTTGAGCTGTGCGCATCGGCGTTCGAAGCGGTGTGGGAGCGAGCCATCCCGCACGAGAAGTACGCCGTCTGA
- a CDS encoding TIGR03960 family B12-binding radical SAM protein: MSSESVFPQLEALLPHVQKPIQYVGGELNSTVKPWESCDVRWALMYPDAYEVGLPNQGVMILYEVLNEREGVLAERTYSVWPDLEELMRQHGVPQFTVDSHRPVKAFDVLGLSFSTELGYTNMLTALDLAGIPLEAADRTADDPIVLAGGHAAFNPEPIADFIDAAVIGDGEQAVLQITDIIRAWKAEGRPGGREELLFRLARTGGVYVPGFYDVEYLPDGRIGRVVPNRSGVPWRVSKHTVMDLDEWPYPKQPLVPLAETVHERMSVEIFRGCTRGCRFCQAGMITRPVRERSITGIGEMVDKGLEATGFEEVGLLSLSSADHSEIGDIAKGLADRYEEDKIGLSLPSTRVDAFNVDLANELTRNGRRSGLTFAPEGGSERMRKVINKMVSEEDLIRTVATAYGNGWRQVKLYFMCGLPTETDEDVLQIGDMAVNVIAKGREVSGSQDIRCTVSIGGFVPKPHTPFQWAPQLSAEETDARLEKLRDKIRGDRKYGRSIGFRYHDGKPGIVEGLLSRGDRRVGAVIRAVYEDGGRFDGWREHFSYDRWMQSAAKTLPGFGVDVDWYTTRERTYEEVLPWDHLDSGLDKDWLWEDWQDALDETEVEDCRWTPCFDCGVCPQFDTWPQTGPTGKKLLPLEVKK; encoded by the coding sequence ATGTCTTCCGAGTCGGTCTTCCCACAGCTCGAAGCTCTGCTCCCGCATGTGCAGAAGCCCATCCAGTACGTCGGTGGTGAGCTGAACTCCACGGTCAAGCCGTGGGAGAGCTGCGACGTGCGCTGGGCGCTGATGTACCCGGACGCCTACGAGGTCGGACTCCCCAACCAGGGCGTCATGATCCTCTACGAGGTCCTCAACGAGCGCGAGGGCGTCCTCGCCGAGCGGACCTACAGCGTCTGGCCGGACCTCGAGGAGCTGATGCGGCAGCACGGCGTCCCGCAGTTCACCGTCGACAGCCACCGCCCGGTGAAGGCCTTCGACGTCCTCGGTCTGAGCTTCTCCACCGAACTCGGCTACACCAACATGCTCACCGCCCTCGACCTCGCCGGTATCCCGCTCGAGGCGGCGGACCGCACGGCCGACGACCCGATCGTGCTCGCCGGCGGCCACGCGGCCTTCAACCCGGAGCCGATCGCGGACTTCATCGACGCCGCGGTGATCGGTGACGGGGAGCAGGCCGTCCTCCAGATCACCGACATCATCCGCGCCTGGAAGGCCGAGGGCCGCCCCGGCGGCCGCGAGGAGCTGCTGTTCCGCCTGGCCAGGACGGGCGGGGTGTACGTTCCGGGCTTCTACGACGTCGAGTACCTCCCCGACGGCCGCATCGGCCGTGTGGTGCCCAACCGGTCCGGTGTCCCGTGGCGGGTGTCCAAGCACACCGTCATGGACCTGGACGAGTGGCCCTACCCCAAGCAGCCGCTCGTCCCGCTCGCCGAGACCGTCCACGAGCGGATGTCCGTCGAGATCTTCCGGGGCTGCACCCGCGGCTGCCGCTTCTGCCAGGCCGGCATGATCACGCGACCCGTCCGGGAGCGGAGCATCACCGGCATCGGCGAGATGGTCGACAAGGGCCTCGAGGCCACCGGCTTCGAGGAGGTGGGCCTGCTCTCGCTGTCCTCCGCCGACCACAGCGAGATCGGCGACATCGCCAAGGGCCTCGCGGACCGGTACGAGGAGGACAAGATCGGCCTGTCCCTCCCCTCGACGCGTGTCGACGCCTTCAACGTCGACCTGGCCAACGAGCTGACCCGCAACGGCCGCCGCTCGGGCCTGACGTTCGCCCCCGAGGGGGGCTCCGAGCGGATGCGCAAGGTCATCAACAAGATGGTGTCGGAGGAGGACCTGATCCGCACCGTCGCCACCGCCTACGGCAACGGCTGGCGCCAGGTCAAGCTCTACTTCATGTGCGGCCTGCCCACCGAGACCGACGAGGACGTGCTGCAGATCGGCGACATGGCGGTGAACGTCATCGCCAAGGGCCGCGAGGTCTCCGGCTCCCAGGACATCCGGTGCACGGTGTCCATCGGCGGCTTCGTACCCAAGCCGCACACGCCCTTCCAGTGGGCGCCGCAGCTCTCCGCCGAGGAGACCGACGCCCGGCTGGAGAAGCTCCGCGACAAGATCCGCGGCGACAGGAAGTACGGCCGCTCCATCGGGTTCCGCTACCACGACGGCAAGCCCGGCATCGTGGAGGGCCTGCTCTCCCGCGGCGACCGCCGCGTGGGCGCCGTCATCCGGGCCGTGTACGAGGACGGCGGCCGCTTCGACGGCTGGCGCGAGCACTTCTCCTACGACCGCTGGATGCAGAGCGCGGCGAAGACCCTCCCCGGGTTCGGCGTGGACGTGGACTGGTACACGACCCGCGAGCGCACCTACGAGGAGGTCCTGCCGTGGGACCACCTGGACTCCGGTCTCGACAAGGACTGGCTCTGGGAGGACTGGCAGGACGCGCTGGACGAGACGGAGGTCGAGGACTGCCGCTGGACTCCGTGCTTCGACTGCGGTGTGTGTCCTCAGTTCGACACATGGCCACAAACGGGCCCGACGGGTAAGAAGCTGCTCCCGCTTGAGGTCAAGAAGTAG
- a CDS encoding CYTH and CHAD domain-containing protein produces MAETKREIERKYEATPGTVIPDLRGAAGIADTVAKGVSELDADYYDTPGLRLDADRITLRRRTGGTDEGWHLKFPVTTGIREEIHAPLEDTVPRTLARLVRSRTRTTPLTAVVRIRSSREVHHLVDERGRLLAELSRDIVHAERLAPGGATTGWTEIEVELADGADPVLLDRVEKRFRKAGIEPASSPSKLARALAETEPGPAATTGAATTRAAAAAAAAVKGRAAAGDDRTTSATAPSGERGSSRHADAFAPDGAPRAPKAPEAAKSVRHRGARLKSTHAGEHVLAYLREQRDALVALDPAVRRDLPDAVHQMRVATRRMRSAFRTFRKIVDPQATAPIGDELKWLAGELGAARDQEVMSERLRARLDALPLRLRLGPVRGRLRIWATANRAGARRRSVAVLDTRRYLTLLDTLDALLDEPPLLPAATAKPAAALPRAVLKDYDRLAVRIEHALGLPAGHDRDTAMHDARKAAKRARYAAEAVTPALGKPAGKLARRMKAVQTVLGDHQDSVVARETLRDLAVQAHAAGESAFTWGLLFGCEQATAADRERELPGVWAEASRPGFRTALRG; encoded by the coding sequence ATGGCGGAGACGAAGCGGGAGATCGAGCGGAAGTACGAAGCCACACCCGGCACGGTGATCCCGGACCTCAGGGGCGCGGCCGGGATCGCGGACACCGTCGCGAAGGGCGTGAGCGAACTCGACGCCGACTACTACGACACCCCCGGCCTGCGCCTCGACGCCGACAGGATCACGCTGCGCCGCCGCACCGGCGGTACCGACGAGGGCTGGCACCTGAAGTTCCCCGTCACCACCGGCATCCGCGAGGAGATCCACGCCCCCCTCGAGGACACGGTGCCCCGCACCCTCGCCCGACTCGTCCGCTCCCGCACCCGGACCACCCCCCTCACCGCCGTCGTCCGCATCCGGTCCTCCCGCGAGGTCCACCATCTCGTCGACGAGCGCGGCCGGCTCCTGGCCGAACTGTCCCGCGACATCGTGCACGCCGAGCGTCTGGCACCGGGCGGGGCAACGACGGGGTGGACCGAGATCGAGGTCGAGTTGGCCGACGGCGCCGACCCCGTCCTGCTGGACCGCGTCGAGAAGCGCTTCCGCAAGGCCGGCATCGAGCCCGCGTCCTCCCCCTCCAAGCTCGCCAGGGCCCTCGCCGAGACCGAACCGGGCCCGGCCGCGACCACGGGAGCCGCGACCACGCGAGCCGCGGCCGCCGCGGCAGCCGCCGTGAAGGGCCGGGCCGCCGCCGGGGACGACCGCACGACCTCCGCCACCGCACCGTCCGGCGAGCGGGGATCCTCGCGGCACGCCGACGCCTTCGCCCCCGACGGCGCCCCACGCGCCCCCAAGGCCCCCGAGGCCGCCAAGAGCGTCCGCCACCGGGGGGCACGGCTCAAATCCACGCACGCGGGCGAACACGTCCTCGCCTACCTGCGCGAGCAGCGGGACGCCCTGGTCGCCCTCGACCCCGCCGTACGCCGCGACCTCCCCGACGCGGTCCACCAGATGCGCGTCGCCACCCGCCGCATGCGCAGCGCCTTCAGGACGTTCCGGAAGATCGTCGACCCTCAGGCCACCGCCCCGATCGGCGACGAGCTGAAATGGCTGGCGGGCGAACTGGGCGCGGCCCGCGACCAGGAAGTGATGTCCGAGCGGCTGCGCGCCCGCCTCGACGCCCTGCCGCTCCGGCTCCGGCTCGGCCCCGTCCGCGGCAGGCTCCGCATCTGGGCCACCGCCAACCGCGCCGGCGCACGCCGCCGCTCCGTCGCGGTGCTCGACACCCGGCGCTACCTCACCCTCCTCGACACCCTCGACGCACTCCTCGACGAGCCGCCGCTGCTCCCCGCCGCCACCGCGAAGCCCGCCGCCGCCCTGCCCAGGGCCGTACTCAAGGACTACGACCGGCTCGCCGTCCGCATCGAGCACGCCCTCGGCCTCCCCGCGGGCCACGACCGGGACACGGCCATGCACGACGCCCGCAAGGCCGCCAAGCGCGCCCGGTACGCGGCCGAGGCCGTCACCCCCGCCCTCGGCAAGCCCGCCGGGAAGCTCGCCAGGCGGATGAAGGCCGTCCAGACCGTCCTCGGCGACCACCAGGACAGCGTCGTCGCCCGCGAGACCCTCCGCGACCTCGCGGTCCAGGCCCACGCGGCCGGTGAGTCCGCGTTCACCTGGGGACTGCTGTTCGGGTGCGAGCAGGCCACGGCCGCCGACCGGGAGCGTGAGCTGCCCGGCGTCTGGGCGGAGGCCTCCCGGCCCGGGTTCCGCACCGCGCTCAGGGGCTGA
- a CDS encoding Rne/Rng family ribonuclease — protein MLEPKDPGVTGDTEENDNSTPSDTLPPRRRRAASRPAGPPAGAVQSAQVETVADVTATLSAAIPSAEDGSAGDGAGAPAPRTRRRAARKATAPAGSPDPVEVVAESASAEAPATSPAVARTAEAVAADEDIEEGAVSETAAETGPAREPARRTRRRATAPAGAPQAAGSAAAADEATGPAGAVAETAEPAAAGAPAAGEPVEEAPRGRTRRRATRRAAAPAGAPEAAVEDESAAGESLPADTVARIAADEAEAEAAGKAASRGRTRRRVAAGRAAAEPAQDERADEEREVREERGAEAGTARGEREEKAGPAARGRRAGRPAVPVFQAPVFTEPVFQTPETAAAAAAAAAADEGDDEGDEAAEAAEAAEAAETGGSAAASAQQRRRRRRRGESAPAVETTESEPADEAEVESGEPETDDTEESDDYEGRPSRRRRRGGRRRRRGESADAAEAGADEDSEAEAGAEEEPEPEDDEEEQEAATPSAAGTSSSRRRRRRRRRSGDAAEPEPGADEPERTVVKVREPRPKAEPSDEVQSIKGSTRLEAKKQRRREGREQGRRRVPIITEAEFLARREAVERVMVVRQHGDRTQIGVLEDNVLVEHYVNKEQSTSYVGNVYLGKVQNVLPSMEAAFVDIGKGRNAVLYAGEVNFEALGLANGPRRIESALKSGQSVLVQVTKDPIGHKGARLTSQVSLPGRYLVYVPEGSMTGISRKLPDTERARLKTILKKIVPEDAGVIVRTAAEGASEDELRRDVERLQAQWEEIRGKAKSGNAPTLLYGEPDMTVRVVRDIFNEDFSKVIVSGDEAWGTVHGYVSHVAPDLADRLQRWTSETDVFAVHRIDEQLMKALDRKVWLPSGGSLVIDKTEAMVVVDVNTGKFTGQGGNLEETVTRNNLEAAEEIVRQLRLRDLGGIVVIDFIDMVLESNRDLVLRRLLECLGRDRTKHQVAEVTSLGLVQMTRKRVGQGLLESFSETCVHCNGRGVIVHMEQPAAAGGGGGKRRKRGRGGAEHVHEHEVVVEAPGAEAAPSGLEETEAEVAAEAAAPTALPEPAFAPDEELYSSAAEAEAAASRRGRRRVSRKATAPAGAPRQTEPVEPVEPVAAGVEQAEPVPAGETAEAAAEPVAGPEAVPVEAEQAESAPAGRTRRRATRKASAPAGSPKGGEAAEIVTETAEVPAEAPAAAAPGAPADEVPAAAPPRARRRVTRKVTAPAGSPSGAEDAAVVVVVAPQEPGAEAVPAEAEEPADAPAKKAARKTAKKATAKKAATKKTAAEKTTAAKKATAQKATVKKTAVKKATVKKTAVKKTTAKKTAKTAAGKTAAAEQQSLPTVTASAES, from the coding sequence ATGCTCGAACCGAAGGACCCCGGTGTGACCGGGGACACCGAAGAGAACGACAACTCCACGCCGAGCGACACGCTGCCGCCGCGTCGCCGCCGCGCCGCGTCGCGGCCGGCGGGCCCGCCGGCGGGTGCCGTGCAGTCCGCGCAGGTGGAGACCGTCGCCGATGTGACGGCCACCCTGTCGGCCGCCATACCGTCCGCGGAGGACGGGTCCGCCGGGGATGGTGCCGGGGCGCCCGCGCCGCGTACCCGTCGGCGGGCGGCCCGCAAGGCGACCGCGCCCGCCGGTTCGCCGGACCCCGTCGAGGTCGTCGCAGAGTCCGCCTCCGCCGAGGCGCCCGCGACCTCGCCTGCTGTGGCGCGTACGGCCGAGGCCGTCGCCGCCGACGAAGACATCGAGGAAGGTGCCGTGAGCGAGACCGCCGCGGAAACCGGGCCCGCCAGGGAGCCCGCGCGCCGCACCCGCCGCCGGGCCACCGCCCCCGCGGGCGCGCCGCAGGCCGCCGGGTCCGCCGCTGCCGCCGACGAGGCCACCGGGCCCGCCGGGGCTGTTGCCGAGACCGCTGAACCCGCCGCTGCCGGTGCGCCGGCCGCGGGGGAGCCGGTGGAGGAGGCGCCGCGTGGCCGCACGCGTCGCCGTGCCACGCGCCGGGCCGCCGCCCCCGCCGGTGCGCCGGAGGCCGCCGTGGAGGACGAGTCCGCGGCGGGTGAGAGCCTGCCCGCCGACACCGTCGCACGCATCGCCGCCGACGAGGCCGAGGCCGAGGCGGCGGGGAAGGCTGCCTCGCGGGGCCGTACCCGCCGCCGGGTCGCCGCCGGGCGGGCCGCCGCCGAGCCCGCGCAGGACGAGCGCGCCGACGAGGAGCGCGAGGTGCGCGAGGAGCGCGGGGCGGAGGCCGGTACCGCGCGGGGAGAGCGCGAGGAGAAGGCCGGGCCGGCCGCCCGCGGACGCCGGGCCGGAAGGCCCGCGGTGCCGGTGTTCCAGGCACCCGTCTTCACCGAGCCGGTGTTCCAGACCCCGGAGACCGCGGCCGCTGCCGCCGCTGCCGCCGCGGCCGACGAGGGGGACGACGAGGGGGACGAGGCCGCGGAGGCGGCTGAGGCGGCTGAGGCTGCGGAGACCGGGGGCTCGGCCGCCGCGAGCGCCCAGCAGCGCCGCCGCCGTCGCCGTCGCGGCGAGTCCGCGCCCGCCGTCGAGACCACGGAGTCCGAGCCGGCCGACGAGGCCGAGGTCGAGTCCGGCGAGCCGGAGACCGACGACACCGAGGAGTCCGACGACTACGAGGGCCGTCCCTCCCGGCGTCGCCGCCGCGGCGGCCGTCGCCGTCGCCGTGGCGAGTCCGCCGATGCGGCGGAGGCCGGGGCCGACGAGGACTCCGAGGCGGAGGCCGGGGCCGAGGAGGAACCGGAGCCCGAGGACGACGAGGAGGAGCAGGAGGCCGCCACCCCGTCCGCCGCGGGGACCAGCAGCAGCCGCCGTCGCCGTCGCCGTCGCCGTCGCAGCGGTGACGCAGCCGAGCCCGAGCCCGGTGCCGACGAGCCGGAGCGCACGGTCGTCAAGGTCCGGGAGCCCCGTCCCAAGGCGGAGCCTTCGGACGAGGTGCAGTCGATCAAGGGTTCCACCCGGCTGGAGGCGAAGAAGCAGCGCCGCCGAGAGGGCCGCGAGCAGGGCCGCCGCCGGGTGCCGATCATCACCGAGGCGGAGTTCCTGGCGCGCCGCGAGGCCGTCGAGCGCGTGATGGTCGTGCGGCAGCACGGGGACCGCACCCAGATCGGCGTTCTCGAGGACAACGTGCTGGTCGAGCACTACGTCAACAAGGAGCAGTCGACGTCGTACGTCGGCAACGTCTACCTGGGCAAGGTGCAGAACGTCCTGCCGTCGATGGAGGCCGCCTTCGTCGACATCGGCAAGGGCCGCAACGCGGTCCTGTACGCGGGTGAGGTGAACTTCGAGGCGCTCGGCCTCGCCAACGGCCCGCGCCGTATCGAGTCCGCGCTCAAGTCCGGCCAGTCGGTGCTGGTGCAGGTCACCAAGGACCCGATCGGCCACAAGGGTGCCCGGCTCACCAGCCAGGTGTCGCTGCCCGGCCGCTACCTGGTGTACGTGCCCGAGGGTTCGATGACGGGCATCAGCCGGAAGCTCCCCGACACCGAGCGGGCCCGGCTGAAGACGATCCTGAAGAAGATCGTCCCCGAGGACGCGGGCGTCATCGTGCGCACCGCCGCGGAGGGCGCCAGCGAGGACGAGCTGCGCCGCGACGTGGAGCGGCTGCAGGCCCAGTGGGAGGAGATCCGCGGGAAGGCGAAGAGCGGCAACGCCCCGACGCTGCTCTACGGTGAGCCGGACATGACCGTCCGGGTCGTCCGCGACATCTTCAACGAGGACTTCTCCAAGGTCATCGTGAGCGGCGACGAGGCGTGGGGGACCGTCCACGGCTATGTGTCGCACGTCGCGCCCGACCTGGCGGACCGGCTCCAGCGCTGGACCAGCGAGACCGACGTGTTTGCCGTGCACCGGATCGACGAGCAGCTGATGAAGGCGCTGGACCGCAAGGTCTGGCTGCCCTCGGGCGGTTCGCTGGTGATCGACAAGACCGAGGCGATGGTCGTGGTCGACGTCAACACCGGCAAGTTCACCGGCCAGGGCGGCAACCTCGAGGAGACCGTCACCAGGAACAACCTGGAGGCGGCCGAGGAGATCGTGCGCCAGCTGCGGCTGCGGGACCTCGGCGGCATCGTGGTCATCGACTTCATCGACATGGTCCTGGAGTCCAACCGCGACCTGGTGCTGCGGCGCCTGCTGGAGTGCCTGGGCCGGGACCGCACGAAGCACCAGGTGGCGGAGGTTACCTCGCTGGGCCTGGTGCAGATGACCCGCAAGCGGGTGGGCCAGGGGCTGCTGGAGTCGTTCTCCGAGACCTGTGTCCACTGCAACGGCCGCGGTGTGATCGTGCACATGGAGCAGCCGGCGGCCGCCGGTGGCGGTGGCGGCAAGCGCAGGAAGCGCGGCCGCGGCGGTGCCGAGCACGTCCACGAGCACGAGGTGGTCGTCGAGGCGCCGGGCGCCGAGGCCGCGCCGAGCGGGCTGGAGGAGACCGAGGCCGAGGTCGCTGCGGAGGCCGCGGCGCCGACGGCGCTGCCGGAGCCTGCCTTCGCTCCCGACGAGGAGCTCTACAGCAGCGCAGCCGAGGCCGAGGCGGCCGCCTCCCGCCGCGGCCGCCGCCGGGTGTCCCGCAAGGCGACGGCACCGGCCGGTGCGCCGAGGCAGACCGAGCCGGTCGAGCCGGTCGAGCCTGTCGCGGCCGGGGTGGAGCAGGCAGAGCCGGTGCCGGCCGGGGAGACCGCCGAGGCGGCCGCCGAACCGGTGGCCGGGCCGGAGGCCGTGCCCGTCGAGGCGGAGCAGGCAGAGTCGGCCCCCGCGGGCCGTACCCGTCGCCGGGCCACCCGCAAGGCGTCGGCTCCGGCTGGTTCCCCGAAGGGCGGCGAGGCGGCCGAGATCGTGACCGAGACCGCCGAGGTCCCGGCCGAGGCGCCCGCTGCCGCGGCTCCCGGGGCTCCGGCCGACGAGGTCCCCGCCGCCGCTCCGCCGCGGGCCCGTCGCCGGGTGACCCGCAAGGTCACCGCTCCGGCGGGTTCGCCGTCCGGCGCGGAGGACGCCGCGGTCGTCGTGGTCGTCGCCCCCCAGGAGCCCGGGGCGGAGGCCGTGCCCGCCGAGGCGGAGGAGCCGGCGGACGCCCCGGCGAAGAAGGCGGCCCGCAAGACCGCCAAGAAGGCCACGGCGAAGAAGGCCGCCACGAAGAAGACGGCGGCCGAGAAGACCACCGCGGCCAAGAAGGCGACTGCCCAGAAGGCGACCGTCAAGAAGACGGCCGTCAAGAAGGCGACCGTCAAGAAGACGGCCGTCAAGAAGACGACCGCCAAGAAGACGGCCAAGACGGCCGCCGGGAAGACCGCCGCGGCGGAACAGCAGAGCCTGCCGACCGTGACGGCGTCGGCGGAAAGCTGA
- a CDS encoding helix-turn-helix domain-containing protein, whose amino-acid sequence MPSSPLSSAQAARAAVAARLQGLMQDAGLTGHELAARCGWHKSKSSRIARGKTPPSDADIRAWCAACGADDHAADLIAASRNAESMYVEWRQIHRDGMRRVHEQTVPLYQRTRSFRVYASNVMPGMLQTPGYATGLLRSITAFQGTPDDVADAVRARTQRSRVIREGDHRFALVLEETVLYYRVSDDAAMAAQLEHVLAVMGQPNVSLGIIPARARRTVWPLEAFYTFDDQQVAVETLTAEINLTAPGEIRTYLRAFSELSRSAVRGAEARALITKALAALG is encoded by the coding sequence ATGCCTTCCTCTCCACTCTCCAGCGCCCAAGCGGCACGAGCCGCTGTGGCTGCCCGCTTGCAGGGCCTCATGCAAGACGCTGGCCTGACAGGGCATGAGCTGGCCGCTCGGTGCGGCTGGCACAAGTCGAAGTCATCCCGGATCGCGCGGGGCAAGACGCCGCCCTCGGACGCAGACATCCGCGCCTGGTGTGCTGCCTGCGGGGCCGACGATCACGCGGCCGATCTGATCGCTGCGTCCCGGAACGCAGAGTCGATGTACGTGGAGTGGCGGCAGATCCACCGTGACGGGATGCGCCGAGTCCATGAGCAGACTGTCCCGCTGTACCAGCGGACCCGCTCCTTTCGCGTGTACGCCTCGAACGTCATGCCGGGGATGCTCCAGACCCCTGGTTACGCGACAGGGCTCCTACGATCCATCACGGCCTTCCAGGGGACACCGGACGACGTGGCTGACGCCGTGCGGGCTCGGACCCAACGGTCCCGCGTGATCCGGGAAGGGGATCACCGGTTCGCCCTGGTGCTCGAAGAGACGGTTCTCTACTACCGGGTGAGTGACGATGCCGCGATGGCGGCACAGCTTGAGCACGTGCTCGCTGTGATGGGACAGCCGAACGTATCCCTCGGCATCATCCCCGCACGGGCTCGCCGTACCGTCTGGCCGCTCGAAGCCTTCTACACCTTCGACGATCAACAGGTGGCAGTGGAGACCCTCACAGCAGAGATCAACCTGACTGCGCCCGGCGAGATCCGTACGTACCTCCGGGCCTTCTCCGAGCTGTCTCGATCCGCAGTGCGCGGAGCCGAAGCCCGCGCTCTGATCACGAAGGCTCTCGCCGCCCTCGGGTGA
- a CDS encoding TIGR03936 family radical SAM-associated protein: MQRIRLRYTKRGRLRFTSHRDFQRAFERALRRAEVPMAYSAGFTPHPKVSYANAAPTGTGSEAEYLEIALTDHRDPAELRKLLDESLPAGLDVVDAVEARTSGLADRLTASVWELRLDGVPVEEAEQAIAAFVAADAVEVRRKTKNGMRTFDTRGAVVDLKASCPQPDRPEEQPCAILRLVVRHVTPAVRPDDVLSGLRAVADLAPPVPAAVTRLAQGLFDEESGTVTDPLAPDREAVTAAPADRSGAAGAAATVPAGTGSA, translated from the coding sequence GTGCAGCGCATCCGACTGCGCTACACCAAGCGAGGCCGCCTCCGGTTCACCAGCCACCGCGACTTCCAGCGCGCCTTCGAGCGCGCTCTGCGCCGCGCCGAGGTGCCGATGGCGTACTCGGCGGGCTTCACCCCGCACCCGAAGGTGTCGTACGCCAACGCCGCCCCCACGGGTACGGGCTCCGAGGCCGAGTACCTCGAGATCGCACTGACCGATCACCGTGACCCGGCGGAGCTGCGCAAGCTCCTCGACGAGTCGCTGCCCGCCGGGCTCGACGTGGTCGACGCCGTCGAGGCCCGCACGTCGGGGCTCGCCGACCGGCTGACTGCGTCCGTATGGGAGCTGCGGCTCGACGGCGTCCCGGTGGAGGAGGCCGAGCAGGCGATCGCCGCCTTCGTCGCGGCGGACGCCGTCGAGGTCCGGCGCAAGACCAAGAACGGGATGCGGACCTTCGACACCCGTGGTGCGGTGGTCGACCTCAAGGCGAGTTGTCCACAGCCTGATAGGCCCGAAGAGCAGCCTTGTGCGATACTGCGGCTGGTTGTTCGGCACGTGACGCCTGCCGTGCGACCCGACGACGTCCTGTCCGGTCTCCGAGCTGTGGCCGACCTGGCGCCGCCGGTCCCCGCAGCGGTGACCAGGCTGGCGCAGGGGCTCTTCGACGAGGAGTCCGGCACGGTGACCGACCCGCTCGCGCCCGACCGCGAGGCAGTCACGGCCGCCCCGGCCGATCGCTCAGGGGCCGCCGGAGCCGCCGCGACGGTGCCCGCGGGTACCGGTTCCGCGTAG